The following coding sequences lie in one Synechococcus sp. PCC 7336 genomic window:
- a CDS encoding phage tail protein: protein MAELTKPIAPSSFYLEISGVVEGDKSVFKSVTIPDYTPKVQGGQQAIGSTKDGKTIWQVNSAGFEGLFTIDCVCIASGDGGSTSKELYTWFESCLPSSNGGKGKWDDNKKEGSITAYDSDGNEIAKWQFVEAWPSKYKCADLDVTGDGYIEETYTLTCEKFNRTM from the coding sequence ATGGCAGAACTGACTAAACCGATTGCCCCCAGTAGTTTTTATTTGGAAATCTCGGGGGTGGTGGAGGGAGACAAATCCGTCTTCAAAAGCGTCACGATCCCCGACTACACCCCCAAAGTGCAGGGGGGACAACAGGCGATCGGCAGCACCAAAGATGGCAAAACCATTTGGCAAGTCAACTCCGCTGGGTTTGAAGGATTGTTTACGATTGACTGCGTTTGCATCGCTAGCGGCGATGGCGGCAGCACTAGCAAAGAGCTATACACGTGGTTTGAGAGTTGTTTGCCCAGTTCCAATGGCGGCAAAGGCAAGTGGGATGACAACAAAAAAGAAGGCAGTATTACCGCCTACGATTCCGACGGTAACGAAATTGCCAAGTGGCAGTTTGTGGAAGCTTGGCCGTCTAAATACAAGTGTGCCGATTTAGATGTCACGGGCGATGGTTACATTGAGGAAACCTATACCCTGACCTGCGAGAAGTTCAATCGCACGATGTAG